The following are encoded together in the Daucus carota subsp. sativus chromosome 5, DH1 v3.0, whole genome shotgun sequence genome:
- the LOC108219764 gene encoding protein TORNADO 1, with protein MTTNQNQNLQWALTALNSRNLVLHNVTFCLCQPVSGCHQETEKSIIINISEEAFSCFSQLLEALRATKSSLHIMEFHNVVWRLPQVKELSNLLDSSFNVKQLVFQRNNFSVECLLEISDMMKKNSVIKELMFSESSIGSVGAGLIASALKQNRSLEELQIWEDSIGSKGAEELSKMIEANATLKLLTVFDSNSITATPLISAVLARNRSMEVHVWTGKQREKSSKVVEFVHASCTLRIYRLDISGACRVACALGWNSTVKSLDMTGVRLKSRWAREFRWVLEQNRSLKEVNLSRTCLKDKGIVYVAAGLFKNQSLECLYLDGNWFGGIGIEHLLCPLSRFGTLQNQANLTLKSVTIGGGRTRFGRNGLAAITQMLTTNQSVIRLGIYDDESLRPEDIIKIFKSLETNATLKFLSLRGCKGVDGDLVLHTILEILQVNPWIEDIDLTRTPLQNSGKTEGIGLKLGQNGRSEPDTDLLKDIPMTVPKSCRVFLCGQDYAGKTTLCNSILHNISSSKLPYIDQLRMLRNPVEHAVKTAGIKIKNCKDEDTKISIWNLAGQHELYSLHDLMFPGHGSASLFIIVASLFRRPSNREPKSPVEIEEEIQYWLRFIVSNSRRAVQQCMLPNVTAVLTHTDKINQIENLQGTINAIQGLRDKFTGYVEFYPNVFTTDARSSGMVSKLSHHIKRTSKTVLERVPRVYELCNDLIQALSDWRSENYNKPVMKWKDFCDICQIKILSLRVRSRSDNKEKVDMRRRAVALCLHHIGELIYFDELGFLILDLEWFCCEVLGQLIKLDARKQNSAEHNGFSSRKELEKILRGSLHSQIPGMGSKVFENLEPSDLVRMMMKLELCYEQDPSDPNSLLLIPSTLEEGRERTPRWVSSTPDCVYAGRHLKCDDSSHMFLTPSFFPCLQVHLHNKIMRLKSDHGATYILEKHLIMINVNGMHIRIELGGKLGYYIDVLFCSTKSLTETLRFFQHIIVPAIQTQCRGVTLTENIIRLECVKNLTHPRYRKTQAIPIQQLKQAMLSVPAESMYNYQHTWGSVSDSGRTVLRESFDLARDLLSDDDFREVLHRRCHDLHNLAVELQVPLENNLEGNVPSSSISAQANSNVDPTFVGIAKGVEEVLQRLKIIEQDIRDLKQEIQGLRILEHRLLYELHRKVNYLVNYSVQLEERKVPNMFYFVRTENYSRRLVTTMISGMNALRLHMLCEYRGEMHVVEEQIGCEMMQVDNNSVKCLAPYMKKFMKLLTFALKIGAHLAAGMGEMIPDLSREVARLVESPMLGAGAGAGAAAAAGVVGAAAIGGSRGLNRSKGDNEHDLRLAQQWVMDFLREQRCFTGKQIAEKFGLWRIRYRDDGRIAWVCARHLCTRGNEIVQLPV; from the exons ATGACAACAAATCAGAACCAAAATCTACAATGGGCTTTAACCGCTCTAAATTCCAGAAATCTAGTCCTGCACAACGTAACCTTCTGCCTCTGTCAACCAGTTTCTGGTTGCCATCAAGAAACAGAGAAGTCCATAATCATAAACATCTCCGAAGAAGCCTTTTCGTGTTTCTCACAGCTCTTGGAAGCCTTACGAGCTACTAAATCATCTTTGCATATCATGGAGTTCCACAATGTTGTCTGGAGGTTGCCACAAGTGAAAGAGCTGAGCAATTTGCTTGACAGTTCCTTCAACGTGAAGCAACTAGTGTTTCAAAGGAATAACTTCTCAGTAGAATGCTTATTGGAGATTTCGGATATGATGAAGAAGAATAGTGTGATTAAGGAGCTTATGTTTTCCGAGTCCTCCATTGGTTCTGTCGGAGCTGGCCTTATTGCTTCTGCGCTTAAGCAGAATAGAAGTTTAGAAGAGCTACAGATTTGGGAAGACTCGATTGGGTCTAAGGGTGCAGAAGAACTCTCTAAGATGATCGAGGCAAATGCCACACTCAAGTTACTCACTGTATTTGATTCAAACTCAATCACAGCAACCCCGCTGATTTCTGCAGTTCTAGCAAGGAACAGGTCCATGGAAGTTCATGTTTGGACTGGTAAACAGCGAGAAAAAAGCTCTAAGGTGGTTGAATTTGTACATGCCAGCTGCACGTTACGGATATACAGGCTTGACATCTCTGGTGCTTGCAGGGTTGCTTGTGCGTTGGGTTGGAATTCAACGGTTAAATCACTTGATATGACTGGGGTCAGGCTGAAGTCTCGGTGGGCTAGGGAGTTTAGGTGGGTTTTGGAACAAAACCGCAGCTTAAAAGAGGTCAATTTATCAAGAACTTGTTTAAAAGACAAGGGAATTGTGTATGTTGCAGCTGGACTATTTAAAAATCAGAGCCTGGAATGTTTGTATCTTGATGGGAATTGGTTTGGTGGTATTGGTATCGAGCACTTACTATGCCCATTGAGCAGATTTGGTACTTTACAAAACCAAGCAAACTTAACCCTCAAGTCTGTGACTATAGGTGGAGGAAGGACAAGATTTGGAAGGAATGGGCTTGCTGCCATCACGCAGATGCTGACAACCAACCAGAGTGTGATCCGTTTAGGTATATATGACGATGAAAGTTTAAGGCCAGAAGATATCATCAAAATCTTTAAGAGCCTTGAGACGAATGCCACATTAAAGTTCTTGTCTTTAAGAGGTTGCAAAGGGGTTGATGGGGATTTGGTCTTACATACAATACttgaaatattacaagtaaatCCTTGGATCGAGGACATTGATCTTACAAGAACTCCGCTACAGAATTCTGGGAAGACAGAAGGTATAGGTCTGAAGCTGGGTCAGAATGGAAGAAGTGAGCCTGATACTGATTTACTTAAGGACATACCTATGACAGTGCCCAAGAGTTGTAGAGTCTTCCTCTGTGGGCAAGACTATGCTG GAAAAACCACTCTGTGCAATTCTATACTGCATAACATTTCTTCTTCGAAGCTGCCTTACATTGATCAACTAAGAATGCTTAGGAATCCAGTTGAGCATGCTGTCAAAACAGCAGGGATTAAAATAAAGAACTGTAAAGATGAAGACACAAAGATTTCAATATGGAACCTTGCTGGTCAGCACGAGTTATATTCCCTCCACGACCTCATGTTCCCAGGTCATGGAAGTGCATCACTTTTCATAATTGTAGCCAGTTTGTTCCGAAGACCTAGCAATCGAGAACCAAAATCCCCAGTGGAAATAGAAGAAGAAATTCAGTACTGGCTAAGATtcattgtttccaactcaagACGAGCAGTCCAACAGTGTATGCTACCAAATGTAACTGCTGTGCTAACACATACCGACAAAATCAATCAGATAGAGAATTTGCAGGGGACTATAAATGCAATACAGGGATTGAGAGATAAGTTTACGGGGTATGTTGAATTCTATCCAAATGTATTCACTACTGATGCAAGATCATCTGGGATGGTAAGTAAACTCTCTCATCATATCAAGAGAACAAGCAAAACTGTTCTTGAAAGAGTTCCTCGGGTTTATGAGCTTTGCAATGACTTAATTCAAGCATTGTCAGACTGGAGGTCAGAAAATTACAACAAGCCGGTGATGAAATGGAAAGACTTTTGTGACATATGTCAGATTAAGATTTTGTCTCTGAGAGTTCGGTCAAGATCTGATAACAAGGAAAAGGTGGATATGAGGAGGAGGGCTGTCGCTCTGTGTTTACATCATATAGGTGagttaatttattttgatgaaTTGGGGTTTTTAATCCTGGACCTTGAGTGGTTTTGTTGTGAAGTACTAGGTCAGCTAATAAAATTGGATGCTAGAAAGCAAAACTCGGCTGAACATAATGGATTTTCAAGTAGGAAAGAGTTAGAGAAGATTCTCAGAGGTAGCTTACACAGCCAGATTCCAGGAATGGGCTCTAAAGTTTTTGAAAACTTAGAGCCTAGTGATCTTGTGAGAATGATGATGAAACTAGAATTATGTTATGAACAAGATCCATCAGATCCAAATTCACTGCTATTGATACCGTCAACACTTGAAGAAGGCAGGGAAAGAACACCGAGATGGGTATCAAGCACACCTGACTGCGTATATGCAGGGAGGCATCTCAAGTGTGATGATTCCAGTCACATGTTTCTTACTCCAAGCTTCTTCCCTTGCTTACAG GTGCATCTCCACAACAAAATAATGAGGCTGAAAAGCGACCATGGAGCAACATACATTCTGGAGAAGCACCTTATAATGATAAATGTTAATGGCATGCACATCAGAATTGAGCTTGGAGGAAAATTAGGTTACTATATTGATGTGCTCTTTTGTTCCACCAAAAGCTTGACCGAAACTCTGAGATTTTTCCAACATATTATAGTTCCAGCAATCCAAACTCAATGCCGTGGTGTCACACTGACAGAAAACATTATCCGGTTAGAATGTGTTAAAAATCTTACTCATCCAAGATACAGAAAAACACAAGCCATACCTATACAACAATTGAAGCAGGCAATGCTCTCGGTCCCTGCAGAAAGTATGTATAATTACCAGCACACCTGGGGCTCAGTCTCAGATTCAGGGAGAACTGTTTTAAGAGAATCATTTGATTTGGCTCGTGACCTCTTATCAGATGATGATTTCCGGGAAGTGCTTCACAGGAGGTGCCATGATTTACACAACCTTGCAGTGGAACTACAAGTTCCACTAGAAAACAACCTAGAAGGAAATGTGCCTTCTTCATCTATCAGCGCACAAGCAAATAGTAATGTTGATCCGACATTTGTAGGAATTGCCAAGGGTGTTGAAGAAGTTCTGCAGAGACTGAAGATCATAGAGCAGGACATCAGGGATTTGAAGCAGGAAATTCAAGGATTGAGAATTTTGGAGCACCGGCTTCTATATGAGCTGCATCGCAAAGTAAATTATCTAGTGAACTACAGTGTGCAACTTGAAGAAAGAAAAGTACCCAACATGTTCTATTTTGTGAGAACAGAAAACTACTCGAGGAGACTGGTGACCACCATGATATCAGGCATGAATGCACTAAGGCTGCACATGTTATGTGAATACAGAGGAGAGATGCATGTGGTTGAAGAACAGATTGGATGTGAAATGATGCAGGTGGATAACAATTCGGTTAAGTGTTTGGCTCCGTACATGAAAAAGTTCATGAAATTGCTGACATTTGCCTTAAAGATAGGAGCCCATTTAGCAGCAGGGATGGGAGAGATGATACCTGATCTGAGCAGAGAAGTTGCCCGCCTAGTAGAGTCTCCGATGCTTGGTGCAGGTGCAGGTGCAggtgcagcagcagcagcaggagTTGTAGGAGCAGCGGCTATCGGGGGGAGTAGGGGGTTGAACAGGAGCAAAGGGGACAATGAGCACGACCTGAGATTAGCGCAGCAGTGGGTGATGGACTTCTTAAGGGAGCAAAGATGCTTCACTGGGAAACAAATTGCAGAGAAATTTGGACTGTGGAGAATCAGGTACAGGGACGACGGCCGCATTGCTTGGGTGTGTGCTAGGCATTTATGCACCAGAGGAAATGAAATTGTTCAACTCCCGGTTTGA
- the LOC108219940 gene encoding FRIGIDA-like protein 2 yields MGTTMKAISAAMKLIDVKKQNLKKAFDDLQSHSSWLPSSTLTWSQIDTHFTCLHSSLEHQFQFLQSLESQPQSLESKPQFLESQPQSLESKPQSLESNSIPPKSLTRTARPQLKSLCHTMDALALRNYVIHHHRQRDSIRLELADAFAASPDPASLVLDTMDGFSSTNDLELRRTCVMFLEELMQLKPEIKGECREKAMILAIDCKEMLSTVTSINNNTFGLLGFLLLVSVYGLRHAFSLHQLTDYVVYVAKNKMAVPLCRLLDFGDNITGIIEKLISKGNHIIAVKFIYEFEMTKQFPPVPLLEEYAMESKSVVHKIRMSGDVNSHKMRDVTLNELDRLKSVVKCVEDYKLASEFPKLNALMQRIRKLEREKPNKKRAGAASASVHEKQAKLQNSSITNHSQTEQDGAVPATKRNTVQEKQSNLQKETAFDRMQPADPASVTTRDSSNLRIPETAVTSAIPSYQQPNPYAAAPIGPYGMVGSNPDFDTYASAHMGSYALTTSSHENPANFYPSGSQIPGETYGMTGLSSGMYEQSEPPMSFNSNIPAPSSSLCPPGSQMPAGYYDGNTAYGGYSWAPEYHPSYYPQ; encoded by the exons ATGGGGACGACAATGAAAGCAATATCAGCTGCGATGAAACTCATCGACGTCAAGAAACAAAACCTTAAAAAAGCCTTTGATGATTTACAATCCCATTCCTCTTGGCTCCCCTCTTCTACCCTCACCTGGTCCCAAATTGACACTCACTTCACTTGCCTCCATTCCTCTCTTGAACACCAATTCCAATTCCTCCAATCCCTGGAATCCCAACCCCAATCCCTGGAATCCAAACCCCAATTTCTGGAATCCCAACCTCAATCCCTGGAATCCAAACCCCAATCTCTGGAATCCAATTCAATTCCCCCAAAATCACTCACCCGCACCGCTCGCCCCCAACTCAAATCACTTTGCCACACCATGGACGCATTAGCCCTCAGAAATTATGTCATCCATCACCACAGGCAACGCGATTCCATTCGCCTCGAACTCGCGGATGCTTTTGCTGCTTCTCCTGATCCGGCCTCCTTGGTTCTCGACACCATGGATGGTTTTAGCTCTACTAATGATTTGGAGTTGAGGCGGACTTGTGTTATGTTTTTAGAGGAATTAATGCAACTTAAGCCGGAGATTAAGGGCGAATGCAGGGAAAAGGCTATGATTTTGGCTATTGATTGTAAAGAAATGCTTAGTACTGTTACTAGCATTAACAACAATACTTTCGGGTTGCTTGGCTTTTTGCTACTTGTTTCTGTTTATGGTTTGCGCCATGCTTTTAGCCTCCATCAACTTACTGATTATGTGGTTTATGTTGCTAAGAATAAGATGGCCGTTCCCTTGTGTCGCTTGCTCGATTTTGGTGACAACATTACTG GTATTATTGAGAAACTCATCAGTAAAGGCAATCATATCATCGCCGTGaagtttatatatgaatttgagatGACTAAACAGTTTCCACCAGTACCTTTATTAGAGGAATATGCAATGGAGTCTAAATCTGTTGTTCATAAGATTCGCATGAGTGGGGATGTGAATAGTCATAAAATG AGGGATGTTACTTTGAATGAACTGGATAGATTGAAATCTGTTGTCAAATGTGTAGAGGATTACAAGCTTGCTTCTGAATTCCCGAAGCTTAATGCTCTTATGCAGCGCATTCGGAAACTAGAAAGAGAAAAACCAAACAAGAAACGTGCTGGAGCAGCCTCTGCCTCTGTGCATGAAAAGCAAGCAAAACTACAGAATAGTAGCATAACAAATCATTCCCAAACAGAACAAGATGGTGCAGTTCCTGCTACAAAAAGAAACACTGTGCAAGAAAAGCAATCAAATCTACAGAAGGAGACTGCATTTGATCGTATGCAACCAGCTGATCCAGCTAGTGTCACAACAAGGGATTCTTCTAACTTAAGAATCCCTGAAACTGCTGTTACCTCAGCTATCCCATCATACCAGCAACCTAATCCATATGCCGCAGCACCAATTGGGCCTTATGGAATGGTTGGTTCTAATCCTGACTTTGATACCTATGCTTCTGCACACATGGGGTCTTATGCATTGACCACCTCTAGTCATGAAAATCCAGCCAATTTCTACCCTTCAGGATCACAAATACCAGGTGAAACTTATGGAATGACAGGCTTGTCTTCAGGCATGTATGAGCAGTCAGAGCCTCCTATGAGTTTTAATTCCAACATACCAGCTCCCAGTTCAAGTCTCTGCCCTCCAGGATCGCAGATGCCGGCTGGTTATTATGATGGAAACACTGCTTATGGTGGATATAGTTGGGCACCCGAGTACCATCCGTCTTACTATCCTCAGTAA
- the LOC108222671 gene encoding heavy metal-associated isoprenylated plant protein 47 → MEQKIVIKVRSHCKKCRSKALAMAATESGVISVALEGEKKDQVVVIGDGVDAAGLTSSMRKKLGYASLELVEEIVRDDSVKEA, encoded by the exons ATGGAG CAAAAGATAGTAATTAAGGTACGTTCACACTGCAAGAAATGTAGGTCCAAGGCCCTGGCAATGGCTGCCACGGAATCAG GTGTGATATCAGTGGCACTGGAAGGGGAAAAGAAAGACCAAGTCGTTGTGATCGGAGATGGGGTTGATGCAGCGGGTTTGACAAGCTCAATGAGGAAGAAATTGGGGTACGCCAGCTTGGAGCTTGTTGAGGAAATAGTAAGGGACGATTCTGTGAAAGAAGCTTAA
- the LOC108223942 gene encoding beta-1,2-xylosyltransferase: MKTKSLKIIIFLILINTITLFLYLSSHPDYLKHRSPPSPQQAHHHFSGFSQINSSTKPWPILPSYLPWSQNPNVKFGSCEAYFGNGFTRPFYLLNSSSGSDGWFRCFKSDTLLTSICEGGIIRMNPAKINMSHGGELLETVIGREENDELPVFQPGAFDILVHNKAKFGDKIITPYLLHRVFPQGEVIRHTMRSLLNSIRLVSPGDFQCSEWVEEPTLLVTRFEYANLFHTVTDWYAAYVASRVTGLPYRPQLVFVDGHCMAPLEETWKAMFSSLRYAKNFSGPVCFRHAILSPLGYETVLFKGLTEDVDCHGASAHDLWQQPDDRKTARISEFGEMIRASFGFPVDRHQTSKPDAGLNVLFVRRENYLAHPRHAGKVQSRLANEQELFDSLKIWASKDVDCKINLVNGIFAHMPMKDQVRAIHDASVIIGAHGAGLTHIVSASPKAVILEIVAAEFMRPHFTLIAKWKGLEYHPIFLSDSYAKPLIVKQKLSSILKTLGC, translated from the exons ATGAAGACGAAAAGTTTAAAGATTATTATATTTCTCATATTGATCAACACAATAACCCTCTTTCTCTACTTGTCATCTCACCCCGACTACTTGAAACACCGCTCACCTCCCTCTCCCCAGCAAGCCCATCATCATTTTTCTGGGTTTTCTCAAATCAATTCTTCAACTAAGCCCTGGCCCATTCTCCCCTCTTATCTCCCCTGGTCTCAGAACCCTAATGTTAAGTTTGGATCATGTGAGGCTTATTTTGGTAATGGTTTTACTCGACCCTTTTATCTTCTCAACTCCTCTTCGGGTTCCGATGGTTGGTTTCGGTGTTTCAAGAGTGATACTTTGTTGACTTCTATTTGTGAAGGTGGGATTATTAGAATGAATCCGGCTAAGATTAATATGTCTCATGGTGGTGAGCTCTTGGAGACTGTTATTGGCAGGGAAGAGAATGATGAGCTGCCTGTTTTCCAGCCCGGAGCTTTCGATATTCTGGTTCATAACAAGGCCAAATTTGGGGATAAGATTATAACTCCCTATTTGCTTCATCGTGTTTTTCCGCAAGGGGAGGTTATTAGGCACACTATGCGCAGCTTGTTGAATTCCATTCGCTTGGTTTCACCTGGTGACTTTCAATGCTCTGAG TGGGTTGAGGAGCCAACACTTTTGGTTACACGCTTTGAGTATGCAAACCTATTTCATACAGTTACAGATTGGTATGCTGCATACGTGGCTTCTAGAGTAACTGGTTTGCCCTATCGTCCTCAGCTGGTGTTTGTAGATGGTCACTGCATG GCACCCTTGGAAGAAACATGGAAAGCGATGTTCTCAAGCCTAAGATATGCTAAAAATTTTAGTGGACCTGTTTGTTTTCGCCATGCTATCCTTTCACCTTTAGGATATGAAACTGTCCTATTTAAAGGGCTGACTGAAGACGTAGATTGCCATGGAGCTTCTGCTCATGATCTGTGGCAACAGCCTGATGATCGAAAAACAGCTCGCATATCTGAATTTGGAGAGATGATAAGAGCTTCCTTTGGATTTCCTGTGGATAGGCACCAAACTTCGAAGCCCGATGCAGGTCTAAATGTTCTCTTTGTTCGGCGTGAGAATTACTTGGCTCATCCACGCCATGCTGGTAAGGTTCAATCAAGGCTCGCCAACGAACAAGAGCTTTTTGATTCGTTAAAGATCTGGGCATCAAAAGATGTAGATtgcaaaataaatttagtcaatGGGATATTTGCCCATATGCCGATGAAAGATCAGGTCCGAGCAATTCACGATGCCTCGGTCATTATTGGGGCTCATGGAGCTGGCCTCACTCATATAGTGTCAGCCTCACCGAAAGCAGTTATTCTAGAGATCGTTGCTGCTGAGTTTATGCGCCCGCATTTCACGCTTATTGCAAAATGGAAAGGATTAGAGTACCATCCTATATTCTTGTCAGACTCTTATGCTAAACCTTTAATTGTCAAACAAAAACTTAGTAGCATCCTGAAAACCCTTGGATGCTAA